The Vicinamibacterales bacterium genome contains a region encoding:
- a CDS encoding ATP-binding protein, with protein sequence MATSRVSHAAAVATGASGAAGRRPFRDNPRLILVGIVLLLGVLASLVWLADRSARFSPDFLTGSVLYALSATNVMMLLALGFFLVRNVVKLVVERRRALPFARFRVKLVALLLGLTLVPAVLVLAVGSQVVLTAVDRWFNAPMDEVLASASRIASDYYFERRRVVSDEGARLAQALASVDLGRNVEAVRVAVAPSVASRRVALVQVYRVDGTTAQSVLDVAAPSLPSGQATAGGDRLAARVIETGEAVAEPAAGSGGGELLRVAHPVRGPDGRLAGVVLASDVLAGEMADRARRMTKAYEDYTQLRVLKQPLAGVYLSFFVMVTLLILVGSTWMGLYLAKRITRPVQMLSAAAREIGAGRLEHRIEPVGDDEFGHMVESFNAMAADLSARQRGLEQASLDLEMRHQEVERRHRSVETILERIATGVVSIDATGAVGRVNSAAVRLLGLPAGVEGRPVAQVLGPELAAVRSVLEGATRATSESVAQEVSITRDGREVTLAVAATRLHGAAGFEGTVLVLDDVTPLIRAQKVAAWREVARRLAHEIKNPLTPIQLSAERLQRKLGDSAAAHGALVTECTQTIIGEVESLKGLVDEFAQFARMPAPKALPASLNDVVGGALSLYSGLFPSLSLEVALQPDLPSVRLDEEQIKRVIINLVDNAVEAMHRRGRIVVETSHDAVHHVARVVVADDGPGIPPGERDKLFLPYYSTKGRGSGLGLAIVRRIVAEHGGNVEVGDNLPTGSRFTIELPC encoded by the coding sequence ATGGCCACTTCCCGAGTCTCGCACGCCGCCGCCGTCGCCACCGGCGCTTCGGGAGCGGCCGGTCGCCGGCCGTTCCGGGACAATCCCCGCCTGATCCTCGTGGGCATCGTCCTGTTGCTGGGGGTGCTCGCCAGCCTCGTCTGGCTCGCCGACCGCTCGGCCAGGTTCTCGCCGGACTTCCTCACCGGGTCGGTGCTCTATGCGCTGAGCGCCACCAACGTGATGATGCTCCTCGCGCTGGGGTTCTTCCTGGTGCGGAACGTGGTCAAGCTCGTCGTCGAACGGCGGCGCGCGCTGCCGTTCGCGCGGTTCCGGGTCAAGCTGGTCGCGCTGCTGCTGGGCCTCACGCTGGTGCCGGCCGTGCTCGTCCTGGCCGTGGGCTCCCAGGTCGTGCTGACGGCCGTGGACCGGTGGTTCAACGCGCCGATGGACGAGGTGCTGGCCTCCGCCAGCCGAATCGCGTCCGACTACTACTTCGAGCGACGCCGAGTGGTGAGCGACGAGGGCGCCCGCCTGGCGCAGGCGCTGGCGTCGGTGGATCTCGGCCGGAACGTCGAGGCCGTCCGGGTGGCGGTGGCGCCGTCGGTGGCGAGCCGCCGCGTGGCGCTCGTCCAGGTGTATCGCGTGGATGGGACGACCGCGCAGTCGGTCCTGGACGTCGCGGCCCCGTCGCTGCCGTCCGGACAGGCCACTGCCGGCGGCGACCGCCTGGCCGCCCGCGTCATCGAGACCGGGGAGGCCGTGGCCGAGCCGGCTGCCGGCAGCGGCGGCGGGGAGCTGCTGCGCGTCGCGCACCCGGTGCGCGGGCCCGACGGCCGCCTCGCCGGCGTCGTGCTGGCCAGCGACGTGCTCGCGGGCGAGATGGCCGACCGCGCGCGGCGGATGACCAAGGCCTACGAGGACTACACGCAGCTGCGGGTCCTCAAGCAGCCGCTTGCCGGGGTCTATCTGTCGTTCTTCGTCATGGTGACGCTGCTCATCCTGGTCGGGTCCACCTGGATGGGCCTCTACCTGGCGAAGCGCATCACGCGACCGGTCCAGATGCTGTCGGCCGCCGCTCGCGAAATCGGGGCCGGCCGCCTCGAGCACCGGATCGAGCCGGTCGGCGACGACGAATTCGGCCACATGGTGGAGTCGTTCAACGCGATGGCCGCGGACCTATCGGCACGGCAGCGCGGCCTCGAGCAGGCGTCGCTCGATCTCGAAATGCGCCACCAGGAGGTCGAACGGCGTCACCGCTCGGTGGAGACGATCCTCGAGCGCATTGCCACGGGCGTGGTCTCGATCGATGCCACTGGTGCCGTCGGCCGCGTGAACTCCGCCGCCGTGCGGCTCCTGGGCCTGCCGGCCGGCGTGGAAGGGCGGCCCGTGGCGCAGGTGCTCGGCCCGGAATTGGCCGCCGTACGGTCGGTGCTCGAGGGCGCGACGCGCGCCACGTCCGAGTCGGTGGCGCAGGAAGTCAGCATCACGCGTGACGGGCGGGAGGTGACCCTCGCGGTGGCCGCCACGCGCCTGCACGGCGCCGCCGGCTTCGAAGGGACCGTGCTCGTGCTCGACGACGTCACGCCGCTCATCCGGGCGCAGAAGGTGGCGGCATGGCGCGAAGTGGCCCGGCGCCTCGCCCACGAGATCAAGAACCCGCTGACCCCGATTCAGCTCTCGGCCGAGCGCCTGCAGCGCAAGCTCGGTGACTCGGCGGCCGCGCACGGCGCGCTCGTCACGGAGTGCACGCAGACCATCATCGGGGAAGTGGAGTCGTTGAAGGGGCTGGTGGACGAGTTCGCGCAGTTCGCGCGGATGCCGGCGCCGAAGGCGCTGCCGGCGTCCCTCAACGACGTGGTCGGCGGCGCCCTGTCGCTCTATTCCGGACTCTTCCCGTCGCTGAGCCTGGAGGTGGCGCTGCAGCCCGACCTCCCGTCGGTACGGCTGGACGAGGAGCAGATCAAGCGCGTGATCATCAACCTCGTGGACAACGCCGTGGAGGCGATGCACCGGCGAGGACGCATCGTGGTGGAGACGTCCCACGACGCCGTGCACCACGTCGCCCGCGTGGTCGTGGCGGACGACGGCCCGGGCATTCCCCCAGGAGAGCGCGACAAGCTGTTCCTGCCGTACTACTCGACGAAGGGGCGCGGGTCCGGGCTGGGGCTGGCCATCGTGCGGCGTATCGTCGCCGAGCACGGTGGTAACGTGGAGGTCGGCGACAACCTGCCCACGGGAAGCCGCTTCACGATCGAGCTTCCCTGCTGA
- the nrdR gene encoding transcriptional regulator NrdR, producing the protein MKCPYCGHLGDKVVDSRESKEGDVIRRRRQCLNGECGKRFTSYERIDEIPYMVVKKDGTRERFERQKLVAGLLKACEKRPVSVAAIEAIADRVEAMLQDRAEKEISTSDVGAFVMQELKQLDKVAYVRFASVYRHFRDIGEFMTELKDLLGAKD; encoded by the coding sequence GTGAAGTGTCCGTATTGCGGTCATCTCGGCGACAAGGTCGTCGATTCGCGCGAGAGCAAGGAAGGCGACGTCATCAGGCGCCGCCGCCAGTGCCTCAACGGCGAGTGCGGCAAGCGGTTCACGAGCTACGAGCGCATCGACGAGATCCCGTACATGGTCGTCAAGAAGGACGGCACGCGGGAACGCTTCGAGCGCCAGAAGCTGGTCGCCGGCCTGCTGAAGGCGTGCGAGAAGCGTCCAGTGTCGGTCGCCGCCATCGAGGCCATCGCCGACCGCGTGGAGGCGATGCTCCAGGATCGGGCCGAGAAGGAGATCTCCACCTCCGACGTCGGTGCGTTCGTGATGCAGGAGCTGAAGCAGCTCGACAAGGTCGCCTACGTCCGATTCGCGTCGGTGTACCGCCACTTCCGCGACATCGGCGAGTTCATGACGGAGCTGAAAGACCTGCTGGGCGCCAAGGACTAG
- a CDS encoding lysylphosphatidylglycerol synthase transmembrane domain-containing protein, with protein sequence MRPWLRNVLVTALMLALIAVFLRNASLAEVWRVVRTAHWPLVGAGVVCLFTSYALRAVRWQLMLAPLGRTHFGPALRATVIGFAASFILPARAGEVIRPWLLARREGLDAAAVFATVVIERMLDLVAVLLLLGVFLLVFDPGLSALDPALFAAVRAGGMAAAVAAVVGVGALAACAARPELLARLVRAATGWMPRRMADAVSTLAEAFVGGLAVVRDPSRIAWAVAWSIPLWVVIAAQIWVVSLAVGVVLPWSGSLLIMAMLVVGVAVPTPGAVGGFHEAYRLGATTFFGIENDHAVGAAIVLHAVGFVPTLIAGAWLMAGEGLSMTHLGGAVQRARDEETRR encoded by the coding sequence ATGCGCCCGTGGCTGCGAAACGTCCTCGTCACCGCGCTGATGCTGGCGCTGATCGCGGTTTTCCTGCGCAACGCCAGCCTCGCGGAGGTGTGGCGCGTCGTGCGCACCGCGCACTGGCCGCTCGTCGGCGCGGGCGTGGTGTGCCTGTTCACGAGCTACGCCCTGCGGGCCGTCCGGTGGCAGCTGATGCTGGCGCCGCTCGGCCGGACGCACTTCGGACCGGCGCTCCGCGCGACCGTCATCGGCTTCGCCGCGTCGTTCATCCTGCCCGCGCGGGCCGGCGAGGTGATCCGGCCGTGGCTCCTGGCCCGCCGGGAGGGCCTCGATGCCGCCGCCGTCTTCGCCACGGTCGTGATCGAGCGGATGCTCGACCTCGTGGCGGTCCTGCTGCTGCTCGGGGTGTTCCTGCTGGTCTTCGACCCCGGGCTCTCGGCGCTCGACCCGGCCCTGTTCGCGGCCGTGCGCGCCGGCGGGATGGCGGCGGCGGTGGCCGCCGTGGTGGGCGTGGGCGCGCTCGCCGCCTGCGCGGCCCGGCCCGAGTTGCTGGCCCGGCTGGTGAGGGCCGCGACGGGCTGGATGCCGCGCCGGATGGCGGACGCGGTGTCCACGCTGGCGGAGGCCTTCGTCGGGGGCCTGGCGGTCGTGCGCGACCCGTCGCGAATTGCCTGGGCCGTGGCCTGGTCGATCCCCCTCTGGGTGGTCATCGCCGCGCAGATCTGGGTGGTGTCGCTCGCCGTCGGCGTGGTCCTCCCGTGGTCCGGGTCGCTCCTGATCATGGCCATGCTCGTGGTGGGTGTGGCGGTGCCGACCCCGGGCGCCGTGGGCGGCTTCCACGAGGCCTACCGCCTGGGCGCCACGACCTTTTTCGGCATCGAGAACGACCACGCCGTGGGCGCGGCGATCGTCTTGCACGCGGTGGGGTTCGTGCCTACGCTGATAGCGGGCGCCTGGCTGATGGCGGGCGAAGGCCTGTCGATGACCCACCTCGGGGGTGCGGTCCAGCGTGCGAGGGACGAGGAGACGCGCCGGTGA
- a CDS encoding phosphoribosylaminoimidazolesuccinocarboxamide synthase, with protein sequence MPSAPLLSSSLPGFTRVRQGKVRDVYEVGQDLLIVASDRISAFDYVLGSGIPDKGRVLTQISVFWFEKTAGIVPNHLISADVDAYPEVLAPHREMLRGRSMLVRRTTPLQVECVARGYLSGSGWKDYVATGELCGVPLPAGLRQSDRLPEPLFTPATKAQSGHDENISEAEAGRVVGEDLLQRLKALTMALYAVGVEHADHCGIILADTKFEFGLTDDGTLLLIDEIFTPDSSRYWPKDHYAPGGPQLSYDKQFVRDYLESIKWNKQPPVPTLPDDVVARTREKYIEAFTRLTGRTLETPHA encoded by the coding sequence GTGCCCTCCGCTCCCCTGCTCTCGTCGTCGCTTCCAGGATTCACGCGCGTGCGTCAGGGCAAGGTGCGCGACGTGTACGAGGTGGGCCAGGACCTGCTGATCGTGGCGAGCGATCGCATCTCGGCATTCGACTACGTCCTCGGTTCCGGCATTCCGGACAAGGGGCGGGTCCTGACGCAGATCTCGGTCTTCTGGTTCGAAAAGACGGCCGGCATCGTCCCGAACCACCTGATCTCGGCCGACGTGGACGCGTATCCCGAGGTCCTCGCGCCGCACCGAGAGATGTTGCGCGGCCGCTCGATGCTGGTGCGGCGGACGACCCCGTTGCAAGTGGAGTGCGTGGCCCGCGGCTACCTCTCGGGCTCCGGCTGGAAGGACTACGTCGCCACCGGCGAGCTCTGCGGCGTTCCGCTGCCGGCCGGGCTCCGGCAATCGGACCGGCTGCCCGAGCCGCTGTTCACGCCGGCGACCAAGGCGCAGTCCGGCCACGACGAGAACATCTCCGAGGCCGAGGCCGGACGCGTCGTCGGCGAGGACCTGCTGCAGCGCCTGAAGGCCCTCACCATGGCCCTCTACGCCGTGGGCGTGGAACACGCGGATCACTGCGGCATCATCCTGGCCGACACGAAGTTCGAGTTCGGGCTGACCGACGACGGCACCCTGCTGCTCATCGACGAGATCTTCACGCCCGACTCTTCCCGGTACTGGCCGAAGGACCACTACGCCCCCGGCGGCCCGCAGCTGAGCTACGACAAGCAATTCGTCCGCGACTACCTCGAGTCGATCAAGTGGAACAAGCAGCCGCCCGTGCCGACGCTGCCCGACGACGTCGTCGCCCGGACGCGCGAGAAATACATCGAAGCGTTCACCCGCCTGACGGGCCGGACGCTGGAGACGCCGCATGCGTGA
- a CDS encoding helix-turn-helix domain-containing protein produces MREEFDRLIAEMVDKGVHFDDAQREFERRFIARVVAHCDGNVSRAAEALGMHRNTLTRKVTALKIKVRRSSAA; encoded by the coding sequence ATGCGTGAGGAATTCGACCGTCTCATCGCGGAGATGGTCGACAAGGGCGTGCACTTCGACGACGCCCAGCGTGAGTTCGAGCGCCGCTTCATCGCCCGCGTCGTCGCGCACTGCGACGGCAACGTGAGCCGGGCCGCCGAGGCGCTCGGCATGCACCGGAACACCCTGACGCGGAAGGTCACGGCCCTCAAAATCAAGGTGCGGCGCTCGTCCGCCGCCTGA
- the groES gene encoding co-chaperone GroES, whose translation MATKLRPLHDRILVERIEEEEQKVGGIIIPDSAKEKPQQGKVIAVGAGKPDKDGKKTPLDVKAGDTILFGKYSGQEIKIDGSEYLIMREDEVLAVLEK comes from the coding sequence ATGGCTACGAAGCTGCGTCCGTTGCACGACCGGATCCTCGTCGAGCGGATCGAGGAAGAAGAACAGAAGGTCGGGGGCATCATCATCCCCGACAGCGCCAAGGAGAAGCCCCAGCAGGGCAAGGTGATCGCCGTCGGCGCCGGCAAGCCCGACAAGGACGGCAAGAAGACGCCGCTCGACGTGAAGGCCGGCGACACGATCCTCTTCGGCAAGTACTCGGGCCAGGAGATCAAGATCGACGGCAGCGAGTACCTCATCATGCGCGAGGACGAGGTTCTCGCCGTGCTCGAGAAGTAG